A window of Rhodococcus sp. SGAir0479 contains these coding sequences:
- a CDS encoding wax ester/triacylglycerol synthase domain-containing protein, whose product MRADPGFESRCARLEPRDAEFVYNEHDGHLEHLVAVYLFDETSASSTSLTEERVREWMHARLGSHRVFTSVITRSPLGIDHPHWVPTETVDLRHHLRVWAAPGPGWDGVGPLLGEMVTSRVDLARPPWELHVITGVTGLDLHDGPVTAVALKLHHSAADGLAVMELAHKLFSETPLPAPAAAPVRLPRTRMLVRSVRDIPRRTRTLVRSVPGNRASARAVEAACAAGDWPRLPRRPATRFNTVASGRACLRSIVLPGKQVAATRSAAPGITINDVVLAAVGGALDRYLREHGERPDGALVAMVPRSMRRLERWQSANQLVVLAVDMHTDVADPVDRLTAVSASSRLEKKRTSHPAMRRQVAAMDTAPPLIWRLAAYLRRRNRYESNTSRTSHTMISNIPLTVDGLTFGGARAVAVLGSQPPIDGDRLRHFVTTASGGDLVLTVIADPEVMPDLPHYLEVIRTSLGELHDAVRARGSEPFADPDAAATPA is encoded by the coding sequence GTGCGCGCAGATCCGGGATTCGAGTCACGGTGTGCACGGCTGGAACCGCGAGACGCCGAGTTTGTCTACAACGAGCACGACGGACATCTCGAGCACCTGGTGGCCGTGTATCTGTTCGACGAGACGTCGGCGTCGTCCACGTCCCTCACCGAGGAACGCGTACGGGAATGGATGCATGCCAGGCTCGGTAGCCACCGGGTATTCACGTCCGTGATCACACGATCTCCCCTCGGTATCGACCACCCGCACTGGGTTCCCACCGAGACCGTCGACCTGCGCCACCACCTCCGGGTGTGGGCGGCTCCGGGCCCGGGCTGGGACGGCGTCGGGCCGCTCCTGGGCGAAATGGTCACCTCCCGCGTCGACCTGGCGCGGCCGCCGTGGGAACTGCACGTCATCACCGGCGTGACCGGTCTCGACCTGCACGACGGGCCGGTGACCGCGGTGGCGCTCAAGCTTCACCACAGCGCCGCCGACGGGCTCGCGGTCATGGAGCTGGCACACAAGCTGTTCTCCGAGACGCCGCTCCCGGCCCCGGCCGCCGCCCCCGTTCGTCTCCCGAGAACCCGGATGCTCGTCCGGTCCGTTCGCGACATCCCCCGCCGGACACGGACGCTGGTCCGCTCCGTCCCCGGGAACCGCGCGTCGGCGCGCGCCGTCGAGGCGGCCTGTGCCGCCGGGGACTGGCCGCGCCTGCCGAGGCGGCCGGCAACCCGCTTCAACACCGTTGCCAGCGGCCGCGCCTGTCTCCGCTCGATCGTGCTGCCGGGCAAGCAGGTTGCGGCGACCCGGTCGGCTGCGCCGGGGATCACCATCAACGACGTCGTGCTGGCGGCAGTCGGCGGTGCTCTCGATCGGTACCTGCGTGAGCACGGCGAGCGGCCGGACGGCGCCCTGGTGGCCATGGTTCCGCGGTCGATGCGGCGACTGGAACGGTGGCAGTCGGCCAATCAACTGGTCGTTCTCGCGGTCGACATGCACACGGACGTCGCCGATCCGGTCGATCGCCTGACGGCCGTCTCGGCGTCCTCGCGTCTGGAGAAGAAGCGCACGTCGCATCCCGCGATGCGGCGACAGGTGGCCGCGATGGACACCGCTCCGCCCCTGATCTGGCGCCTGGCGGCATACCTGCGCCGGCGTAATCGCTACGAATCCAACACCTCCCGCACCTCCCACACGATGATCAGCAACATTCCGCTGACCGTCGACGGGCTCACCTTCGGTGGGGCCCGCGCGGTCGCGGTCCTCGGCTCGCAACCACCCATCGACGGGGATCGGTTGCGCCACTTCGTCACGACCGCGTCCGGCGGCGACCTCGTCCTGACCGTCATCGCCGATCCCGAGGTGATGCCGGACCTGCCGCACTACCTCGAAGTGATCCGCACGAGTCTGGGCGAACTGCACGACGCGGTGCGTGCGCGCGGGTCCGAGCCTTTCGCGGACCCCGACGCGGCGGCGACACCGGCCTGA
- a CDS encoding alpha/beta hydrolase fold domain-containing protein → MPLAIALLGRRRPTADDIRREIGALQVKPRPFAPPSALGRTLDVTAATSAAGWPVFTVAPRGAAPTARVLYLHGGAYIREITRHHWKLVGQLATAGAAVTVPIYPLAPRGTASHVVAGSADLAERVAKHDEPLVLAGDSAGGGLALAVALALRDRGTASPAHTALISPWLDATGSHPEILEIAPRDPWLHPGGLTVAADAYRGELDREHPWVSPLSGDPAGLGPITLFTGTRDILNVDARRFRPLAAAAGVSLDFHEAQEMIHVYPLLPIPEGKKARTVLCGLLAN, encoded by the coding sequence CTGGGCCGGCGGCGGCCCACGGCGGACGACATCCGGCGCGAGATCGGGGCCCTGCAGGTGAAGCCCCGGCCGTTCGCGCCGCCGTCGGCGCTCGGACGCACCCTCGACGTCACCGCCGCCACCTCGGCGGCCGGCTGGCCGGTGTTCACCGTCGCCCCGCGCGGCGCCGCCCCCACCGCGCGCGTGCTGTATCTGCACGGCGGCGCCTACATCCGCGAGATCACCCGGCACCACTGGAAACTGGTGGGGCAGTTGGCGACCGCGGGCGCCGCCGTCACGGTGCCGATCTACCCGCTGGCGCCGCGCGGTACGGCGTCGCACGTGGTGGCCGGATCGGCCGACCTCGCCGAGCGGGTGGCGAAGCACGACGAGCCGCTGGTGCTCGCGGGCGACTCCGCCGGTGGCGGGCTGGCCCTCGCAGTGGCGCTCGCGCTGCGCGATCGCGGCACCGCTTCCCCAGCCCACACCGCGCTGATCTCCCCGTGGCTGGACGCGACCGGGTCGCACCCGGAGATCCTCGAGATCGCCCCGCGGGATCCGTGGCTGCACCCGGGCGGACTCACGGTGGCCGCCGACGCCTACCGCGGCGAACTCGATCGGGAGCACCCGTGGGTGAGCCCGCTGAGCGGCGACCCGGCCGGGCTGGGCCCGATCACGCTGTTCACCGGCACCCGGGACATCCTCAACGTCGACGCCCGCCGCTTCCGCCCACTGGCGGCCGCGGCGGGCGTGTCACTCGATTTCCACGAGGCGCAGGAGATGATCCACGTCTACCCGCTGCTACCGATCCCGGAGGGCAAGAAAGCCCGCACAGTACTGTGCGGGCTTCTCGCGAACTAG
- the lpdA gene encoding dihydrolipoyl dehydrogenase, producing the protein MTSHYDVVVLGAGPGGYVAAIRAAQLGLKTAIIEEKYWGGVCLNVGCIPSKALLRNAELAHIFHKEAKAFGMSGDVSFDFGAAYDRSRKVADGRVKGVHFLMKKNKITEYDGRGTFVDAKTISVALGSGETETVTFDNVIIATGSVTKLLPGTSLSKNVVTYEEQILTRDLPGSIVIVGAGAIGMEFGYVLANYGVDVTIVEFLDRALPNEDEDVSKEIAKHYKKLGVKIKTGAAVQSIVDNGSDVTVAIKDNKSGETETVTVDKVMQSVGFAPRVEGYGLENTGVELTERGAIAIDERMRTNVSGIYAIGDVTAKLQLAHVAEAQGVVAAETIGDAETQELGDYRMMPRATFCQPQVASFGLTEAQAKAEGYDIKVATFPFTANGKAHGLNDPNGFVKLIADKKYGELLGGHLIGPDVSELLPELTLAQKWDLTVNELARNVHTHPTLSEALQEAIHGLAGHMINF; encoded by the coding sequence GTGACCTCACACTATGACGTCGTTGTCCTCGGAGCCGGTCCCGGTGGGTACGTCGCTGCTATCCGCGCGGCACAGCTGGGCCTCAAGACCGCCATCATCGAAGAGAAGTACTGGGGCGGTGTCTGCCTGAACGTGGGCTGCATCCCCTCGAAGGCGCTTCTCCGCAATGCCGAACTCGCGCACATCTTCCACAAGGAGGCGAAGGCGTTCGGTATGTCGGGAGACGTGTCGTTCGACTTCGGCGCGGCGTACGACCGCAGCCGCAAGGTCGCGGACGGCCGCGTCAAGGGCGTGCACTTCCTGATGAAGAAGAACAAGATCACCGAGTACGACGGTCGCGGCACGTTCGTCGATGCCAAGACCATCTCGGTCGCACTCGGCTCGGGCGAGACCGAGACGGTGACCTTCGACAACGTCATCATCGCGACCGGGTCGGTGACCAAGCTCCTGCCGGGCACGTCGCTCAGCAAGAACGTCGTCACCTACGAGGAGCAGATCCTCACCCGCGACCTGCCCGGTTCGATCGTCATCGTCGGCGCCGGCGCCATCGGCATGGAGTTCGGTTACGTCCTCGCCAACTACGGCGTCGACGTCACCATCGTCGAGTTCCTCGACCGGGCACTGCCCAACGAGGACGAGGACGTCTCCAAGGAGATCGCCAAGCACTACAAGAAGCTCGGCGTCAAGATCAAGACCGGTGCCGCGGTCCAATCGATCGTCGACAACGGCTCCGACGTCACCGTCGCCATCAAGGACAACAAGTCCGGTGAGACCGAGACGGTCACCGTCGACAAGGTCATGCAGTCCGTCGGCTTCGCCCCGCGGGTCGAGGGCTACGGCCTCGAGAACACGGGTGTCGAGCTCACCGAGCGCGGCGCCATCGCGATCGACGAGCGCATGCGCACCAACGTCTCCGGCATCTACGCCATCGGTGACGTGACTGCCAAGCTGCAGCTCGCGCACGTCGCCGAGGCGCAGGGCGTCGTCGCCGCCGAGACCATCGGTGACGCCGAGACCCAGGAGCTGGGCGACTACCGGATGATGCCGCGCGCCACGTTCTGCCAGCCGCAGGTCGCGAGCTTCGGTCTCACCGAGGCGCAGGCCAAGGCCGAGGGCTACGACATCAAGGTCGCCACCTTCCCGTTCACCGCGAACGGCAAGGCGCACGGCCTGAACGACCCCAACGGCTTCGTCAAGCTCATCGCCGACAAGAAGTACGGCGAGCTGCTCGGCGGCCACCTCATCGGCCCCGACGTCTCCGAGCTGCTGCCCGAGCTGACGCTGGCGCAGAAGTGGGACCTCACGGTCAACGAGCTCGCGCGCAACGTCCACACGCATCCGACGCTCAGCGAGGCGCTGCAGGAGGCCATCCACGGCCTCGCCGGCCACATGATCAACTTCTGA